Proteins from a single region of Anthonomus grandis grandis chromosome 10, icAntGran1.3, whole genome shotgun sequence:
- the LOC126741476 gene encoding geranyl diphosphate synthase-like: protein MISSRAIRCLTGSTSPSFKIAPIFSNAKRSFKQPNVLKRPLYESPEMKRNKQVILDTFPKFRQILQTLPEYKEIPEVIDRIATAVEYASSNGKLWRSTSILRNYEIAASPEDLTPEKYNNAALMAATVEILHGVILQLDDIQDDADIRRGVKAFYALPGKTRNCVGELFAAESTRNLILATAGKSHPSYQTVRHLYNKHGLLTYMGQLYDTLFYDESTKKPVVEAFTMDIYEKLTMYKTTYYTISMPIEIGLALSNKYDEKKIKENYHIVTRLGLLFQMMNDFKDLFRNQGEILKSEEMNVGMDIPTYRITWFTIRTLERGTPAQKKEFWENIGRSDPEKIMKIVSLYEDLRLDELFLKEENDILRYVQEEIPKIRNGIPHEMYYEIANKSFRADIRTLN from the exons atgatatCATCAAGAGCTATAAGATGTCTTACTGGTTCAACGAGTCCCTCTTTTAAGATCGCTCCAATATTCTCCAATGCAAAAAG GAGTTTTAAACAACCGAACGTCCTTAAACGCCCCCTTTATGAAAGCCCAGAGATGAAACGTAATAAGCAAGTAATATTAGATACATTTCCAAAATTTCGTCAAATCCTTCAAACTTTGCCTGAATATAAAGAGATACCCGAAGTAATTGATAGAATCGCTACG gcagttgagtATGCGAGTTCAAATGGAAAACTATGGAGATCAACGAGTATTCTTCGAAATTATGAAATAGCTGCAAGCCCTGAAGATCTTACgcctgaaaaatataataatgctGCCTTAATGGCTGCTACAGTTGAAATC ttacATGGTGTTATTTTACAACTGGACGATATTCAGGATGATGCTGACATACGTAGGGGAGTAAAAGCATTTTATGCCTTACCTGGAAAAACTAGAAATTGTGTTGGTGAACTTTTTGCAGCTGAGAGcactagaaatttaattttagctacTGC TGGAAAATCTCATCCCAGTTACCAAACGGTGAGGCATCTTTACAACAAGCACGGTCTTTTAACCTATATGGGTCAACTATACGATACTTTATTTTATGATGAAAGTACAAAAAAGCCTGTTGTTGAGGCATTCACTATGGATAT ctacGAGAAGCTGACTATGTATAAAACTACATATTATACAATTAGCATGCCTATCGAAATTGGATTAGCTTTGTCAAACAAATACGATGAGAAGAAGATAAAAGAGAACTACCATATAGTTACTCGTCTTGGATTACTTTTTCAAATGAtg AATGATTTCAAAGATCTATTTAGGAATCAAGGAGAAATTTTGAAATCAGAAGAAATGAATGTTGGAATGGATATACCTACCTACAGAATAACATGGTTTACAATAAGAACACTTGAGCGAGGTACTCCGgcacaaaaaaaagaattttgggAAAACATTGGAAG GTCAGATCCAGAGAAGATTATGAAAATTGTTAGCTTATACGAGGACCTTAGACTCGACGAGTTATTCTTGAAGGAAGAAAATGACATATTGAGATACGTGCAAGAAGAGATTCCGAAAATTCGAAACGGGATCCCACACGAAATGTATTATGAGATAGCAAATAAATCTTTTAGGGCAGATATAAGAACATTGAATTAA